CTTAATGAAGGCAATGGCagtggttatttttttatgttagctTATCCTTTATAGTCTGCTGAATAATAGTTTTCAGTGTGATGAAAACATTATGGAGGGTATTTGAGCTGTGATTAGTAGGAGAATTTGTTACAGTTTAAGTCTCTATGCTCAGGTAAAACCTAATgcttaatttgtatatattctatatatgttttatatataaaataggaCAATAAATTTGATATCCCATGAAATTGTATAACTTCCCTGTTGTTATTACCATGGTATGGCCAATATTTACATCATGCTAGTGTAATATGAGGAAAACAAACACTTGTATTGAACCTTTatttcaaaataaagataaacatcaaatatacaaaaatatataatatattccatTGGTACTAGCTAAGTTCTAAATGAAGGCAATATATTTAAATTCACTGATAATATTTCTTTACTGACTcacttctttaatattttttaattatcaagaACTGCTGTCTTTGCAAATTTAACATTTCCTGATACTGTTGTTTCTGCTGTTTTTGTAGTCTTTCTTGCACTCTCTGACTCTGTTCCTGTTGCTGTTGCAAAATATCTTGTTGCTGCTGAAGTATTTGCATCTGTTGATTGTGTAACATTTGGTTCATACATTTTTCCATTATGTGGTTCCTTCTCTCAGTGATGTAGACCAATTTTTCCAATCTGCAAGCTTGGTCACTAAGAAATTCACCAAGATCATTTGCAGGgtcttccgtcctcctcctcttactactgCTAACTGGCACTGATGTAGGATCCAGTGCTCCAGTCATTTCAGTTGGAGGCTGAGCTGCAACTGGGCTTGGCTGGGGAGGTGGAGCGGGTGAGGTAGTTTTAAACACTGGAGATGGTGTGCAAGATACTGTCCTCTCAGATACAGGTTTCAGAATGGATGCTGGTGTCCACAGGCTCTCTGCTGAGGTGCAAGGTTGTATGCAAGTTTCTGAGGCTGATGGTTGTTCGGTTTCAGGATCTGCTTGAAGAATTATACACTATTAACATAAAAAaggcagaataagagagaatattaATCAACAATTGActgacataaataaaataaaaaatagaagatacTTCATGTCTTTAGCTTTCCATTATCTTTAAAATATAATGATTTAATATAAGAGTAATGAAATGTATAAAAAGGTTGCATTCCCATTTATGCTAACAGACCTTTTACATGTGaggatataatatgtataggaGTCACAAGAGCaacatttatgtgtattatacatacacttTATTTAGTCCTAGGCTGTGTAtggtatatacatcatacatacaaatatatgtgcctacatacattttgtgtgtgtgtgtgtgtgtgtccttttacaTGTGaggatataatatgtataggaATCATAAGAGCaacatttatgtgtattatacatacacttTATTTAGTCCTAGGCTGTGTAtggtatatacatcatacatacaaatatatacattttgtgtgtgtgtgtgtgtgtgtgtgtgtgtgtgtgtgtgtgtgtgtgtgtgtgtgtgtgtgtgtgtgtgtgtgtgtgtgtgtgtgtgtgtatacacaaatgtatgtacatgcacacatgcatgcttttgtgtatgtgttgggggggtacgcacgcacatgcatgcttGTACGTGTTAATGCCACTGCCAAGGGGAGGTGAACTTCTCAATACACACCAGGTGGGATTGCTGTTTTTTTCTAGACTGACTGAATTCCCCAAAATCTCATCCATAGGCTCAAAATACTTCCacgttttcagtttctttttgcaGTTTTTCTGGATGACCCAGTagctgataaaaatgaaaaaaaaaaaacattcttcagGTATGTTTTTCTTAGTTTAATAGATTTTTTGTCATACTTACATTAGGTTCATTGATGTTGAATTTTAGTTATGTTATCAAAAAATTGAAAAATgagtttaagaaaaataaatgtggtgagagagagagagagagagagagagagagagagagagagagagagagagagagagagagagagagagagagagagagagagagagagagagagagagagagagagagagagagagagagagagagagagagtaaatccaAATTCAGAGTTACCTGTTCTTTTGAATGATTTGGCTTTCCCTGTTCTATTCATATTTAACATGAAAGATTAAGTTCTTTGAAAATGTAGAAGTCCAATGAAGGACAGTTTTTCATGAGACACATAAGAGCAAGGGAAACAATATAAACACACCTTTTCCTGAAGTAGTGTTAAATCTTGGTTGGAGTCGTCTTCTTCCTGCTGACACTGGAATTCCCCCAGAGGATCAAACTCTTCTTTCTCTgtaatcaaatttaaaaaaaatcaaaggataaagtaaataaataatgtaaaatgtttaatgttttaaacaaataaatgtgctagacatcaagggtcatatagcactatagtataagtatgtatatatgtatgtatgtatatattcatatatgtatacctatacatgtatgtgcaaggAAGTGTGTTCTTCATAATACTGGAATGTCATGAGTGCATACTGATAAATTCAAAACATTTTAGGTTGACTAGATTAACTTTATAATActaattagaaaaagaagaaaaaaaaagaagcttattTCCTCAACCTTGATGGAATCTGATTAATTTCTCTACTGCAAGATTGTAAAGTTCACCTTTTTCTGTACACTCCTggttttcttcttcattcacaAAGACACTAAAGTCGTCCATGTTGTTTTCTTCCTTTATGCTGATCTCATCAAAACTTCCATCCTGGTTGTATGATGTGCTGTTGGTATCCTCATCCATGTCCTTGTCGTTCTGTAATACAATATATACGAAACCATGGATTTACATGTGAGGGTGTggcataaaaagagagggaggaaaggaagaaggaaagacgagATAGCAAAGGGAAAAGAATAGAGAGGGACGGCGGAAATACTAAATTCTTGAAAGCATAGAGTGTCATCACCTGctgcatagattttttttcttttattatttataacttTTAGTGCATATAAACCATTTAGGAATACTAGAATGTTACAATATACTTTAATTTTATTAAATACAGACACTATCTAGTTAAAGTTCTGTTGGAGCTACTAAGGAAATCTAACCTTACCCGACCTAATGGTAACACTAACTTCCACTACTATTACATTTACTTtacttcctcactttttttttttttttttttttttttttttttttttttaagacttacCCATCTTATGAAAGAAAACTGTTTTCAGTTGAACAGTCTGTCCAGTTCCTTAAGAGCCCTCATCCGTAACGTGTGTGGAACACAGCTATGAGCGTTCTATAGGCAAGTTCTGGTGCAATTTTAAAGCAATATTCCATTTCTGCAACCTCTCCTGAGGAAACCTAGAAGTAAAGAGAATCTATTATAAATCAGTAATTATTTCTAAGATCATCACTCTTACTTTTCTTGTAAAGTATGATACTCTTTAAAATTATAGATGtactacatatatagagaaatatagatgagTGAGGTAACAAATACAGCCAGCAATTTTGATTTGATAGTCCTGATAGTACTGTTTGCCATGACGTTCATCAGGGAACGGCTTAAAACTGAAACTCTATTGACGTGCTCACCATCAAAGAAAGTCTGTGAACCCAATGGTATTTGTACATttcctagccagggggctctacACCTTGGAACTTTGTGGTCATCAAACAATATGGTCTAACCATAATTTCCACTTAACCCCTAGGCATGGGGGTTAAGTTAAGTGTTCTATCAATGCATTCCCTATAAAGACCCCACTGCATTGCATAGTTGatatatattactaaataatTATGTTCTGTCTAGTTAGAATTTGCTATTTGAAAGGCACACAACTTAGTATAGAAAGACATTGTAATTACACCATTCTTTGAATCTGTCTGCTGTCTAAGCTCTTTGGTACCTATTTTGCCTTTTTCTACACAGGACGGTAAATGGGCTCTGATATTACACTATGATAGACACTAATACCTTCTTCTGCAATGCCACTATATTGCTTCCAAAATTACCCATAATAAAACTTGCATGCCCAgattattaaaaataatcatgTAAATGAATGTAAAAAATACTGATATGTGTAATCATATTAAAAGAATACATGTAATACAGAAACATGGAAGACTTGGTACTCATAATTGCAAATAACAAATAACCACTTTCACAAAGGAACAGTAACTGATGAACTAGTTGAAAGGGTAACGGGTTAAGTTTCAATTAGCCTTAATTTACATAGCAAATAATACATGAAAACAACAAGAGTGAATAGAAGAATCTTATCAACTAGGTAATTCATAAATGAAAAGTAACATTTATTTGAAACAGAAGTTTGAGAGAACCTGAAAAGAAATGCTCTTGACAGTTCACATGAATGGTTTATACAAGTCTGTGCAGTATATTATGgcacattataattacttttttatgCTGTCATCATCTTATAGAATATAATTTCCTTTCGAATATAATGCATGAAATACCTTTCATCGCTAATAAATCAGCTTAACAGAATATACATGGAAACATCAACTCTTGCTAACATATATTAAAACTATCTTACACACCTACAGGATATATACTCTGCTAAAAAGACACTCACTCCactaaatgtttttgttattatgaaaaccaatatcaaaatatatggaTATTTGGACCATAATGTATCATTTAACATTACATGGTAACAGTGGATAGGCTAGCCCAACAGTCTGTTTTACGGCAGCATTTGGGATCTAATGTCACATTAATACAAGTGTTCCTTATTATTTACCATATAATCCTTTAGTTCTTCGTCATTTAAACTAAATCAACACCAAGTTCATACAAAAGCGATCTACTTGTGAAACGTTACCCCCTTATTTCTAGTTTtctgcattatctttattagcacaGCCAAAAGCAACATACTTTGGCTTTTATAATCTTGATGAAAGGCACCAACCAAGAATATTTGGAAAATTAACCCAGTCACCACAGATTTACATAATGTCCCatgtacatacagatggctctacatgtgctcagccaacaaggagtctatcagtaggccctagtgaccgagcCTGATTTACTGATTCCTTGAAATTGTGGGAAGTGCTTTTCtttctaatgatattgatatcgatacggttattattcttgttcatactatgattattaaattgttattaaagtctcagtaacattaaagacaatgaaataatacaaaagaaactttccaaagaatcaaggaaaagggtaaacaggtgagataggactaataactaacagtggacatggcatgtatactTGTCATCTGTGCCGACTGGGTTAATAAACAACCTATGAACTGGAACTTGGCTTGCACCTTGAGGACGAGACACCCGCTCGAGTTCTCACTGTAGCTTCACCTTGGTACAAGGATTCTAATACAGACCTGCCACACCCCTATTTGTTATTAGGCTTTCGAGTAACCATTTCTTTTGGATGTACCTTTATTTGTAGTGCATTAATAAACCATTTGGCTAAGTGAAGTGTTTGTATTAGCCTGATATTGTATTtaagagggaaatgggagttGCTTGTCTCCACGCTGCTAAGGTTAATGtatccaaggtctatataagtatatacttacatagaccttGAGTGTATCATCCTGTGGTCGCTTGGGCATAACCCTATCATAATGTATTGAGTAAATTCCGTACAGTCATTAATATATTTCGCATTATCAATAACTACTTATGTGTAGTGACTTCCAAGTTTCAATTAAGATGCGGACATGCATTCAGAGGACtgtcatccatttatctattcacgCAACCTATGATACCTGCCTATGTTCGTCTTACAGTTTTACTTAGACTTGTGAACCTAGAAACACAATCTTACATTATTTTTCACATAACTTTGGCTGCAAAATTCCTTTAAATTGCACCTTAAATCACCTATTAAAACTAGATGTCAGACATTAGGTTTACCAATCCCCAGTCACAACTTGAACCTGATATTTGCAACCGTTGCCGGAATTCTCAACTTGTGGTTGACACATCCAAAATTCAGTGATTTCTTTGCCCGATTCTCGTAATTTCATGTTTTCCAAACTGATGGAAACCAAATGTAGCGACAACAAAAACTCTACAACTTATCAGCAACAGAAATCTAGTGGGAAAATGTGTTCAGTAAATGAAAGAGGCGCATTTAAAGTCTCACTAGAGTCTTACGGCAAATTAAGGTTAAACTTTACAGAGTAGTATACTCTTCAGAATGATTTCAACCCTGTAGTCACCACATCAAAATTTCAATAGGAATTACTTTAGTCATATCTGATcagctatatataaatgtatgtatatatatatatatatatacatatatatttatttatatatatatacatatgtatttatttatatatatacatatatatttatttatatatatacatatatatttatttatatatatacatatatatttatttatatatatacatatatatttatttatatatatacatatatatttatttatatatatacatatatatttatttatatatatacatatatatttatttatatatatacatatatatttatttatatatatacatatatatttatttatatatatacatatatatttatttatatatatacatatatatttatttatatatatatacatatatatttatttatatatatatacatatatatttatttatatatatatacatatatatttatttatatatatatacatatatatttatttatatatatacatatatatttatttatatatatacatatatatttatttatatatatatatatttatttatatttatatatatatatatatatatatatatatatttatttatatatatatttatttttatttatatatatatatatatatatatatatatatatatatatatatatatatatatatatatatatatatttatatatatatatatttatatatatatatatttatatatatatatatatatatttatatatatataaatatatatatataaatatatattaatatatgtatatataaatatatacatacatatatatataaataaataaatatatatatatatataaataaat
This genomic stretch from Penaeus chinensis breed Huanghai No. 1 chromosome 8, ASM1920278v2, whole genome shotgun sequence harbors:
- the LOC125028065 gene encoding uncharacterized protein LOC125028065 isoform X1, translating into MDEDTNSTSYNQDGSFDEISIKEENNMDDFSVFVNEEENQECTEKEKEEFDPLGEFQCQQEEDDSNQDLTLLQEKQILKPNNHQPQKLAYNLAPQQRACGHQHPF
- the LOC125028065 gene encoding uncharacterized protein LOC125028065 isoform X2; translation: MDEDTNSTSYNQDGSFDEISIKEENNMDDFSVFVNEEENQECTEKEKEEFDPLGEFQCQQEEDDSNQDLTLLQEKILKPNNHQPQKLAYNLAPQQRACGHQHPF